Proteins encoded by one window of Gemmatimonadaceae bacterium:
- the rho gene encoding transcription termination factor Rho, whose product MDIVELKRKSVAELLELATDLSLQETSGLRKQDLIFRIEQRLLDQQVVLRGEGVLEILAEGYGFLRSQDWSYLHGPDDIYVSPSQIKRFDLRTGDTIRGEVRPPKQWERYLALLKVDLINGGEPDPSSPRLIFDNLRPRYPDQRLRLENGDVSMRVVDLIAPIGKGQRGLIVAPPRAGKTILLQKMANAIADNHPEVSLIVLLIDERPEEVTDFHESVPKAEVISSTFDEPPDRHVQVAEMVIEKAKRLVESGRDVVILLDSITRLARAHNAVIPQSGKILSGGLDASAMQKPKRFFGSARKIDDGGSLTIIATALVETGSRMDEVIFEEFKGTGNMELVLSREIANRRVFPAIDINKSGTRREELLLDREEMNRVYLLRTFLGDMPPDDGISFLLKQLVRSKTNREFFQQMAQG is encoded by the coding sequence GTGGACATCGTCGAACTCAAAAGGAAGTCGGTCGCCGAGCTCCTCGAGCTCGCGACCGACCTGAGCCTGCAGGAGACCTCCGGGCTCCGGAAGCAGGACCTGATCTTCCGAATCGAGCAGCGCCTGCTGGATCAGCAGGTCGTGCTGCGCGGTGAGGGGGTGCTCGAGATTCTCGCGGAGGGCTACGGCTTCCTGCGCAGCCAGGACTGGAGCTACCTCCACGGTCCCGACGACATCTACGTCTCGCCGTCGCAGATCAAGCGCTTCGACCTCCGCACGGGTGACACGATTCGCGGCGAGGTCCGCCCCCCCAAGCAGTGGGAGCGGTACCTCGCGCTGCTCAAGGTCGATCTCATCAACGGCGGCGAGCCCGACCCCTCGTCGCCGCGACTCATCTTCGACAACCTCCGTCCGCGCTACCCCGACCAGCGGTTGCGCCTGGAGAACGGCGATGTGTCGATGCGGGTGGTGGACCTGATCGCCCCCATCGGCAAGGGACAGCGCGGCCTCATCGTCGCCCCGCCCCGCGCCGGCAAGACGATCCTCCTCCAGAAGATGGCGAACGCCATCGCCGACAATCACCCCGAGGTCTCGCTCATCGTCCTCCTCATCGATGAGCGCCCCGAGGAAGTGACCGACTTCCACGAGTCGGTGCCCAAGGCGGAGGTCATCAGTTCCACCTTTGACGAGCCACCCGACCGTCACGTGCAAGTGGCGGAGATGGTGATCGAGAAGGCCAAGCGCCTCGTGGAGAGCGGACGCGATGTCGTGATCCTTCTCGACTCCATCACACGGCTGGCGCGCGCGCATAACGCGGTCATCCCGCAGTCCGGGAAGATCCTCTCCGGCGGCCTCGATGCTTCGGCCATGCAGAAGCCCAAGCGCTTCTTCGGCTCGGCGCGCAAGATCGACGACGGCGGGTCGCTGACCATCATTGCCACAGCGCTGGTGGAAACCGGGTCGCGCATGGACGAGGTGATCTTCGAGGAGTTCAAGGGGACCGGCAACATGGAGTTGGTCCTGAGCCGTGAGATCGCCAACCGCCGCGTCTTCCCCGCCATCGATATCAACAAGTCGGGGACGCGCCGCGAGGAACTCCTCCTGGACCGGGAGGAGATGAACCGCGTGTACCTCCTGCGCACCTTCCTGGGCGACATGCCTCCCGACGACGGGATCTCCTTCCTGCTGAAGCAACTCGTGCGATCGAAGACGAATCGCGAGTTCTTCCAGCAGATGGCGCAGGGGTAA
- the ruvX gene encoding Holliday junction resolvase RuvX — protein MLAVDYGERRVGLAVSDPTQTIASPAGFILRRIGKRPPIAEIIRRASEHEATGFVLGLPLDSDGEETERSREVRHIAAELEKRTGLPVRLIDERFSSAAALRAIREMGGSTRGRKGDVDAMAAAILLQQALGMGSVGPMLENGYGASGNDDGGGAGAR, from the coding sequence TTGCTCGCCGTTGACTACGGGGAACGGCGCGTGGGGCTGGCGGTGAGCGATCCCACGCAGACCATCGCCTCGCCGGCGGGCTTCATCCTGCGCCGTATCGGCAAGCGCCCGCCCATCGCCGAGATCATTCGGCGGGCGAGCGAGCACGAGGCGACAGGCTTCGTGCTGGGGCTGCCGCTGGACAGCGACGGCGAGGAGACCGAGCGTTCGCGCGAGGTGCGTCACATTGCCGCCGAGTTGGAGAAGCGCACCGGCCTCCCGGTGCGGCTCATCGACGAGCGGTTTTCGTCTGCGGCCGCGCTGCGCGCCATTCGCGAGATGGGCGGGTCCACGCGCGGCCGGAAGGGCGACGTGGACGCCATGGCGGCGGCGATCCTGTTGCAGCAGGCGCTGGGGATGGGCAGCGTGGGTCCGATGCTGGAGAACGGGTACGGAGCGAGTGGAAATGATGACGGAGGGGGTGCCGGTGCGCGTTAG